In Ciconia boyciana chromosome 1, ASM3463844v1, whole genome shotgun sequence, the genomic stretch tggtttttttctgcaatagtCACACAAAACTTGATGTGTCTTTATATAAAAAGGGGAAGTGAATTCTCTGGCTAGCCAAGGGTGTTGTGAACATTCATTAGCCAATGTTAGAAATTAGTGTCTAATCTCATCTAAACAATTTGTGATATATGAAATTTGAGAGGGTTGCTCTTAAGAGGAGACTGCTGATTGATGACAACACAGATTGTGCATGTGCTGTCATCTTTATCCtggctgtgatttcttttttctttttctttttttttagttagtgAGGTTGTGAGGGACAGAAGGAGCCTAATGGGACTTCATGTACTGCATGATGTATAGGGCACTTGCAGTCAGAAATATTGAACTCATAAATGTACTCATTTGCCCTGGAGTCACTGAGAGGGAGACTAAATACAGGACACCGCAATGTCACAGTCATGCAGAGTCACTTCTTTAACAACAGGGCTACAGTAGAAAggccatatttttctttgattttactGCAAATCTGTAAAGGAGCTCTGTGAGGCTGCTATCGTTGGCTAGAGGAGGAAGTGAACTTTTGCTGGATTTGGCTGTATGCAGACCCcttttgcattttgttgtttttcttagaTTCTGAACATTTTGAGGTGCTATTTTGAAGCGACCCTGCACATGCTGTCTGTTCTGTCTTGTCTCCACCACAGCACTGCAACCCTAAGCTCTACCAGCTTGCCCTTCAAGCATGAAGGTGAAATGAAGTCGAATGTGCACATCTGAGGCAGGTGGTTAGCCCCAGTCTTGCAGTGGTATTTTAGAGAGATTTTCTTCATGTCATTTcagcagcacagaaggaaatgaaagtgtTTCTTACTGTAaatacttttctctctctcccctgcctctGCACTGCTGTGAGTGTCTGAAGACTcacttcactgcttttctcaGAGAAGGCTATTTCTGTCACATCTTAGATCAATTTAGGCCTGTCCTATGCACGTATGATAGACAAGATGGTGCTATAGTAGCCTTGAATAAACTTGTAAATTTTGGACactgggagcaggaggtgagATGTAATTGTCATTGCTAAGAAGTCAGAGGGCCAAACCACTGGCTGAAATGTGGCATTATCAAGCACAGCcaaattgtttgaaaaatagCGCAGACCACAACACAAGGGGTTTAACCATTTCTCagatatgtgtgtatacatgtaaTTCCACCACATGGAGCTTCCTTAATGGGCTGTGTCCAGCCTTAATGGGCTGTTTTGCACGAAAGTGTAAGGTTCCCAGCTGCATCCTGAACTGCTGTCACAGTTATTCCCCAGGACATCTGCTAAGTGCGTCTAAAAAAATCCAGGTGTTGGCTCTATTGCTATGGTGGTTTACTTCTGCCAGTGAGCGAGATGgtttctgctgtgttgcttGTGTAATCCACCTTGGCACTCAGTGCAAAATGCCAGCGTGCTTTAAGCCATCTCAATGAGTGCGAACAAAATATCTGGCCCTGTGTGGCCCTGTAGATAACTGGTTCACAGCGGTTCTTCAGGATTGGCTTTTCAGTCTTGTCTCTGGGATCTGCACTCCAAACAGAGCCGGTGTGGCTTTCGGACTGCATCCAGTCTAGTTTTGCAATGCAACTTAACTTCCTGTAACCTTTATTATTTGCCTGGGGTGGCTGTATGGAGccctctcctgcatggcaggtACCATTTGGTCACTAGGAGAGCCCAGCAAAGTTCAGGCTGGCAACATAGCCTTTGCGTACAGAGGGAGAGCCTTCTCCCACACCTCCTGCTGGTGAGACTCTCCGTGAGTGATCGTTGTTGGTATTTCACAAAATCAGCTTGTCTGCGTATGCAGTGCTTTATCTGGCTGGACTGATTTCTCTTCCCTGGGTGGGGATGCTGTACTTAGATAAACTggaaaaggatgaaagaaatAGGTGTTTCGCCTTTGCCCGGTCTCTGCATTAGCATCTTCCTAAATGGGGTGAGCTGACCAggagatatttttctctcctcaccTCTCATTCCTATTCTCACACTTGCAGCTAGCACCAAGGTGCGGGACTTTGCAGAGCACATTGTGGCTTGCGTTGGTTCAGCCCAAGTTCAGTCACCCAAAACCTTGCAGGTctattttgaaacattattCACTCTGTCCACTAtggagtttcttttcttttttttttccactcttgcTTCTGACATCATTTCCTGAACGCTATATTCACTGAGCTCTGTAGCCAGCTCGTCTGCTCAGCATATGATGCAAGGAGCTCTTTAAAATGGATTTCAGCTCTCCTTTTACTCTGCAGTGCTTGCTGGTGATAATAACTGTTACTCATGGTAAGTAggatttttctttatgaagtTGGTGCAGATTTGCCTAGATGAGCAGACACCTTAGTTTTGCTCCAAGATCTTTTAAGGACTCTACCAGGTTTGAGAGACATCAAACAGTGTAACTGCTAATGCATGAAAGGGGCAGTCAGACCGAAGTaagacagattatttttttagtaaacGAATGATAACTAACAATATAGTACTTTCTCCGTGTACTGTGTCTGTGAAAGCATTTCAGCGGAGAACGTAAAGTCCTTGTATGCAGAACGCtggctggaggggctggagagcaATGTGGTCCCGCTCCTAACGCTGGGTGTGACCTTGGGTTAGTCCCCGAGCTGCTGTCGCCCTGCCATTTACCCATCTCTGATTTGCGTACAGCAACTTAATAATGTGCAAGGATACTGTGAGACTTTTTCAAGTTAAAACTGTGACCTTACTCTTTGGgtaaaagcagctgtgcaggcagcagttGTTTTTGCTACCCTCTGTATAAGATCTGTAGCATTGATGCCCTGAGGATCTTTCTTTGCACAGTCTCTCAGCTCCGAGGGGGGGTGGTCGGTGGTCATGTCAAatttggggagagaaaagacCAGCTGCTCAGCCTTTGTCGCCCTATGCACATGGTGTGCACACCAGTCCCATGTTATTGGGGGGAAAGTTGCCCTTTATAGAAGGCTTCCCACTCCTCTTATTTTCAATTACTGGTGACCCCAGCCTGTCTGTCCCTCTTACGTCTCACCTGGGCATTTGCCTTTCTGGGAGGCAGCCGAGAGGGGATGGATGGACACGGCAAGCTCACTGCCCACACACTGTGCCTCTCCTTTCAGGCTCTGCCACCTGGACCGGTGTACTCAGCGGTGGCTCAGCAGTCTTTTCTGTGGGAATTCAAAGTCTGCAGAACCTCTCCAGAATGAGCAAGAGGGACGTGAGATGCTTGACAGCTGTCTTAAATGACACTTTGTTGGCCAAGTGTGGCACTTCTGCTGGCAGATGCCTGAACTTGCAGAATGGCTCCCTAGTGCTGAGGAGCGTGGAGAAAGAGGATGAAGGAAAATACGAGTTTGTTTTCCATAACACCACCAGATTTTTTACACTGGAAGTATTTGGTAAGTGGCCTTCTTAGCAACAAATAGCTTTTGAACTTGTGAGCCAGGCTGGAAGCTGGTTCCTTGAAATTCTTCTGAAGAGATCGCTTGAGCTTGCAGGAACTATAGGTGCCTCTGGAACAGCTTTGTAAGCCTCTGGCACCTCAGGGAGCAGTAATGGTGAGTGTAAACGAAGGGATGCTTTTTGCATCTGCATTGTCAGTCTCCTGTCTGTTGAGCCTTGCTTGAAGTAGCCAGTCAGTTGAGCTACGTCCTGTTTTTCCCTGATGTAAGAGACAGCAGCATGAAGTGTTTGTAAAGTTGAGCCTACAGTATGTAGACATGCAGCTGGAGTTTTCAGTCCATTTCCAGAGTACTCTTCCTGATGGCTCTCATGAAAGTTCTCACTAACTAACAGCGTTTTGCTGCCTGTGGGCATGCTTCCTTAAGGAGTTAACCCTACCTGACTTGGCTCTGGAAACTGAACTGGACTTCTGTGCAGGTTTGGGTTGATGCATGCTGGGTTTTCCCCTGCTTCATGCAGCCGAGAAAGTATTAAAGGAATCCGGGTGTGACTTTCTGATTCTTGGCTGCCCCCAAGCAGCTTGAACGTCGGCATCTTCTGGGTCTGTTCAGAGACCAGCGATAGGTACCTTACTGTGCCAGTCTCGCTACGGTCCTCCCTGTGGCCTCAGAATTGCCGCTCCCCTTGGTGTGCCTGCTCATCCATCTATCTGCAGGGTGGGAAGACAGAAACAAAGTCGCTTCTGTACATGATCCAGCTCATTGCTTGGGTTAATGTGGAGAAGGCTTAAATGGGTTTGCCCCCCTGCTGAATAGTGCTCCAGACAGCCAGCGACCATTGCTCTGGTCCTCATCTCCACCGTTCCTTTTGCAGGGCTTTCACTTACGCAAGCTTCTAAGAGAAATTGAAGCGTATGAAATTGTAATGAAAACGTCTGAGCAAACTGGTCTCAGTGAAGACAAATGAATCCTTACACCTTTTGGGTGCAAACAGGCGGAACTGCTGCGGAGAGTAGGTCAAAGACGTGACTCCTTGGCAAAAAGATCAGGGGCTTAGACTGGAAGTAGGCAAAGACGGCAGAAGTGTCCTGGATTTAACCTGCATTTCAGTGGAATTGCTTTGGGAACTTTTGTCTCCTCTTTGTGTTCTGTTGCCACACCTAAGTCAGGGAAACAATTTCACAGCAAAGGTATTCCTGGAGGCAGTGAATTTTAGCTGAAGATGATATCCTAGTTGAAGAAAGTGATTTCTGAGCTTATTTACATGGATGTTGGCATGGGCATTCTCAGTGTGACTCTTACTGTCATAAAACCATACCACTTCTCTCTCTAGTCTGAATTTGCAAAGTGGCAAATGTAGGAGATAGGTTGGCTCCTTGTAGTAGACTGAAAGAAATTTAGGAAAATGTAATAAGATCAATGAttcattacttcattttaaattgtcCTAGTCTGGGTCATCCTATCTTAACTGCAGGTGTCTGGTGCTGGTACCTATGTCGGGTATGATTTGTACTAGTTCCTCTCTAAAATGGAAGAAGCAGAATAACAGCAAAAGTACAAATCTCTGGTGGAGGAGAGGGCCGAGTCTCCTCTGAAGCTACGGTTATCTGCTGATTACAGAGGAAGCCTCTGGCTGGCAGATGCTTTGGGTGTTTCCAGCATCCTCTCAGATCaggggcttttattttttgctttttcaattttaataaggaaaatagAGACGACAGATTTTTGTGGCATCCCCAAAATAGGGACCAAGAGTCACTAGCAGGGTTGGGAGGGCACTGCTAAGCATttcagggctggggggcaggcaCTGAAGAGTCTGGTTACTTATTTCTGTGCTCCCTGGCTACCAGTAAATGCAGTGGTAGTAAGACTGCCCGTAAGGGAAGCTCCTGTCCAGCTCATGTTCACTGCTGAGTGCGCTCCTcacctctctttcctccctgttGCTGTTGCCCCGTGCTGTGTGTGACCAGAGCCGGCCATTGGTATCCAGTGCTTCCCTAATGGGACCGGAGAGTTGTCCTGCGATGTGACCAGCAACGAGATCACCAGCTTTCGGTGGCTGATGAATGGCACTGCACTGAGTGCCCCTGAGGCTTGTGTTAAGGACGGCGGGAAGAAGGTTCGCCTGGACAAAACCGTGCCCGGGGAATTTGTATGTGAGGTTTACCACGGGAACAGTGTCACGAGAACCAGGCCTGTTGTGCTGTCTTGCAGCTATGGTGAGTAATGGTGTCTCCAGAAAATCTCCCTTTTGGTCTCTTGCAGCAGAAAACTAAGGAGTTGTTGCTGTCTGCATAATACCGCTCTTCTGTCCTCTGGCAGCTGCCTTCCAGACTTACCACATCTTCCCTTTAGAAAGTGTCCCCTTgacttccttctcctcctttctgtctCGGACTGACATAGCCTACAACCACAGAGGGATGAAAGTTTGTTCAGGAGGTCCTTTTACCAAACTCTGTAACAAGGATGGATCTCTATCTGtctcttttcctgcttcccAGTGATGGAGACTCCTGTGCATGGATCCTCTGTGCCAGTTTAGAATCATGAGCTGCTTCCTACTCTGACATTCATCCATTACCCAGACAGCCTTCCAGTTTCTGCAACATCCCTGTAAAAACACCTCTGCTAGTTCAGCCCTGTTGCTGCTGGACTCAGCTGAGGTGTTTTGCCTTGTCTCTTTTCTCCTTATCTAGGCCAGCTGCACAAAGATTTACCAGTCTATACAAATGTTTCTCTATCATCACCTCCATCAGAGGTGGGGAAAAGACACAAGTCATTTACTTACAAaatgtaggtttttttccctccatgtCCCTGCTTGGATATGTAGTTCTGTGAGAAGGCTGTGACTATCCATTTGCAAGCTATTCATAAATGCCGAGTACTCTGAGTGAGGCCGTAGTTTAATGAGACAGAAAATCTGGATCCTAGGACTGATCAAAACTGCCAGAACCTCATGATGCAAAGCACTGGTCTGTGTTGTAAGCtcacattcattaaaaaaaaaatcaattagaTAATGTTGGGTGTGATTTCACTTGCATCTCCAGTAGTGAaggtttttctcctctttggcAGCAAAGATGGTCATCAAAACTACGTCAGGGTGGCATAATTTAACTATGAGGTTTTTGACTAATTTGGCTGTAACTAATCTAATCACCTTTGCTACTAGAGAAATTGTGCTGTGCAATAGGACCTAGCATTTTAGAAATTGTCTGAGATGTTCCAGCTCCATGACAGATACCGTCTTTTCTTCTATGGTTGGCATAGAGTTGATGTGAAAGCAAAATTACTGACATAAACTCTGTATCATGTGTGCTGGCATTCAGCAGAAATGCCATGGGCTGTTCATGCCTGATTGCGTTGGTGCCACTGGCCAATCTGTACAAGTTTGGCGTTTGTGATTGTGGAGCAGTGATCTTAATTTTGTCCAGTTAAATTGATCAGAGGTTGTTCAGCATAGTCAGACCCAGGTTGGCTGAGGGACTGGGGAGTGAGGATGCAAACATCCATGAACTGTTCAGTCAAGCCCTGTGATAAATCACGTGAGTGCTGACAGCTACCATTGCTTATTCTGGGTGGCTGTCCAGTCCCCTGGGTGCGATATCGGTTCCCCATTTCCTCTTGAAAAGCCCACAGGAGAATTTAGTGATAGCTCTGTTGGGATGGACACATGCATGAACACGTATTTGGAAGGGTCTGAGAGCAAGAAATTAGCAGTGATTCTACTTTTTAGTCACCAAATGCAACCACATTTGTAAAAAGTGAACTAAAGTAATTCTGAATACTAGTAAAATGAAttgaagagagaaatgagttcaattaaattaattaaagactaattcattatttttgtggGTTATTATTTGCTCCAGGCAAAGGGCTGAATATAGTTTTTCCACTGTAGGCATAAGATCTATGTAAAAGCACCTATTTGGGCAACCTGTTGGctgatgaaattaattttgaataattgTTAGCATAAAACAATTTGGCAGAAATACTGTAAACTTCACAGGCACCAAAGGGCTGATCACGCAGGATCTAAAGCAGAGGATTCAGAAGTTAACAAGTCAACATACATAAAAGgcttttattgatttattacttgttttattaattgtttattactgatttttaatacaatattttatctcaaaaagaccttttaaacaaatttttaggaaaaaatattcaggaaaaaatattgccaaCATATATTTATGCCTTCGACAATATTCTCTAAGCTTTcatcaaaaaggaaataaaattatttgggaaatgatttctcatttgatgaaagtttaattttaagtaTAGATTTTTTAACTTGGTAACTGTTCCTAAAGAGACCAGAACAAGCCCTCCAAAAATTCTTCGAGTATGTGTGATTTCACACACAGGAGTACCTGTCTACAGTTGTTTTTACTGTTCTGGTGAGTATGTGGACTATGACAGTGTGTAGTATGTCCTGGAACGTTTGAAACACTTCCCAGCCTCTGGGGGTATGCAGCAATTTGTGCATTTGGGGTGTCAAAAACAAGCTCCAAATGAGCCTGTTGGTTTCTGCAGTGTGTTGCTGTGCAGGCCTgtgtgcagctgaaaaaaagccaaatgatTCATAAAGAGATGGCATAGGTTTACCTAAGGAGTTTTAAGGAATTTGTATAATAGCAATAGTTGAGCTGTATGGTTTTTTCATATGGGAAGAAGAGTTTTCCTAACAGCTGCCCCAGGTTGGAGCAAATTGTCTCAGTGAAGGAGTGAGTCTGGATGGGTCTCTTTTCTGCAAGTCTGTGATGCCCTCTACCAGCttccctgctcagcagcaatgTATGTGCAAGTCTGACGCGTCAAAGCAATCCTGAGCAAGGAACTTGGAACTGGGTAATAATCACCACCGACTTGTGTGTGGCCTTCTGCTCAGCCATCTGTAGCCTTCACCTCCTGCTAGGCGTTTCTCATGATCTCGGTTGGGAAGGGGAATAAAGATAAAtccttccctgagcagcagtgACGCCGGTTTCCTACAGCTCTCAGTCAGGTGGCTGGAGTCTCTGGTGCCTGAGGAAGCGCAGGCTCTGATCAGACTTGCTTTGAGGTTGGCGTAATCATTACATGGCTGTTGTAACTCTGGGGCCTAATACAAGCTCTGAGGGTAGactctgcagcttttctttcagcaggaGATGTTAGCTTAGGTCTCCCTCCTCTTGTCAGCTGCCTGTTTTCATAAAACTTGTTGAAATGTAGTATCTTTCAAACCACCGTCTTCCCTGTTAAATTTGATTAAAACTTACAAATTATCTTG encodes the following:
- the LOC140647225 gene encoding uncharacterized protein isoform X1; the encoded protein is MDFSSPFTLQCLLVIITVTHGSATWTGVLSGGSAVFSVGIQSLQNLSRMSKRDVRCLTAVLNDTLLAKCGTSAGRCLNLQNGSLVLRSVEKEDEGKYEFVFHNTTRFFTLEVFEPAIGIQCFPNGTGELSCDVTSNEITSFRWLMNGTALSAPEACVKDGGKKVRLDKTVPGEFVCEVYHGNSVTRTRPVVLSCSYGDLLQYPWFIYILAGFTGGAVILVVVVSSVICCCMKRKHKFIPVPSEEDKDDGLTMSMVSSEGVKSPPNGDHVEAQAAQIDCPPKPDTAQTGQGVEPQPLVEENLPVEIEPEEMPAPEVVVDVESQENASDCFPGPADN
- the LOC140647225 gene encoding uncharacterized protein isoform X2; translated protein: MDFSSPFTLQCLLVIITVTHGSATWTGVLSGGSAVFSVGIQSLQNLSRMSKRDVRCLTAVLNDTLLAKCGTSAGRCLNLQNGSLVLRSVEKEDEGKYEFVFHNTTRFFTLEVFEPAIGIQCFPNGTGELSCDVTSNEITSFRWLMNGTALSAPEACVKDGGKKVRLDKTVPGEFVCEVYHGNSVTRTRPVVLSCSYGDLLQYPWFIYILAGFTGGAVILVVVVSSVICCCMKRKHKFIPVPSDTAQTGQGVEPQPLVEENLPVEIEPEEMPAPEVVVDVESQENASDCFPGPADN